The Providencia sp. PROV188 genome includes a region encoding these proteins:
- the pqiB gene encoding intermembrane transport protein PqiB: MTDQETPQANAKVSKLKSWSPVWVIPIVTLLIGAWIMFYHFSHQGPEVTLITYSAEGVEAGKTKIKSRSVDIGVVESVTLDANFSRVIIKARLNPEMEGLLRSDSAFWIVKPTIGRDGVTGLGTLLSGAYIELQPGLAAKEHFEFTLLDTPPLASPDAKGKRIILTSDKAGQLNAGDPVLFRGYRVGSVETSNFDMDKRDMRYQLFINAPYDKLISSNVRFWKDSGIAFDMSSQGVHVSMGSVATLLTGGVSFDVPEGWVPGETVKENAQFELFDTQSSIQDSLYTTYQDFVLFFSDSVRGLQPGAPVEFRGIRLGTVAQVPFYTAGLDQSLDNNFRIPVLIHIEPERFSKDVGKDFNLKNELNLAMKNGLRASLKSGNLLTGALYIDLDFIPDVPEYKGPYVIAGYKIIPTHSGGLAQIQQKVIAVLDKINNMPIEPMLKQTTQTLAEGQKLVQEANVMFTQLNKLMSSKEFQSLPADMQKSLKEINKTMQGFQPGSPAYNKMVDDMQRLDQVLREVQPLLRTLNNKSNALVFEAEPSKDVVPKGVKK; this comes from the coding sequence GTGACAGATCAAGAAACACCACAGGCCAATGCTAAAGTGAGTAAGTTAAAGAGCTGGTCACCGGTTTGGGTGATCCCGATTGTGACTCTACTCATCGGTGCTTGGATCATGTTTTACCATTTCAGCCATCAAGGCCCAGAAGTGACGTTAATCACTTACAGTGCGGAAGGGGTTGAAGCAGGTAAAACCAAAATTAAAAGCCGTAGCGTGGATATTGGGGTGGTTGAAAGCGTCACCCTCGATGCTAATTTTAGCCGCGTGATTATTAAAGCCCGCTTGAATCCTGAAATGGAAGGTTTGCTGCGCTCTGATTCTGCCTTTTGGATAGTGAAACCTACGATAGGTCGTGATGGGGTAACAGGGCTAGGTACTCTGTTATCAGGGGCATATATTGAACTGCAGCCGGGATTAGCGGCAAAAGAACATTTTGAGTTTACGTTATTAGATACGCCACCTTTGGCGTCCCCTGATGCTAAAGGTAAACGGATTATTTTAACCAGCGACAAAGCAGGGCAATTAAATGCTGGCGACCCTGTATTATTCCGTGGTTATCGTGTTGGATCCGTTGAAACCAGTAATTTTGATATGGATAAACGCGATATGCGTTATCAGCTGTTTATCAATGCACCGTATGACAAGTTAATTAGCAGCAACGTGCGTTTCTGGAAAGATAGCGGTATTGCCTTTGATATGTCTTCCCAAGGGGTACATGTTTCTATGGGGTCGGTGGCGACATTATTAACTGGTGGCGTGAGTTTTGATGTGCCTGAAGGGTGGGTACCAGGAGAAACAGTTAAAGAGAATGCACAGTTCGAACTGTTTGATACTCAATCAAGTATTCAAGATTCGTTATACACCACATACCAAGATTTTGTGCTGTTCTTCTCTGATTCTGTACGCGGTCTACAGCCGGGGGCACCAGTAGAATTCCGCGGTATTCGCTTAGGTACAGTGGCACAAGTGCCATTCTATACGGCGGGTCTGGATCAATCACTGGATAATAACTTCCGCATTCCTGTTCTTATTCATATCGAACCAGAGCGTTTTTCTAAGGATGTTGGTAAAGATTTTAACCTGAAAAATGAACTGAATCTGGCGATGAAAAATGGCTTAAGAGCCTCGTTAAAGTCCGGTAATTTATTAACGGGTGCACTGTATATCGACCTCGACTTTATTCCAGATGTGCCAGAGTACAAAGGTCCTTATGTTATTGCTGGCTATAAAATTATTCCAACACACAGTGGTGGTTTAGCGCAGATCCAACAGAAAGTGATTGCCGTACTGGATAAAATCAACAATATGCCAATTGAGCCTATGTTGAAACAAACAACGCAAACATTAGCTGAAGGTCAAAAACTGGTTCAAGAAGCAAATGTGATGTTTACACAGTTGAATAAATTGATGTCTAGCAAAGAGTTCCAGAGTTTACCTGCTGACATGCAAAAATCACTGAAAGAGATAAACAAAACGATGCAAGGCTTCCAACCAGGCTCACCAGCTTATAATAAGATGGTTGATGATATGCAGCGTTTAGATCAAGTACTGCGTGAAGTACAACCACTACTGCGCACGCTGAATAATAAGAGCAATGCGCTCGTGTTTGAAGCAGAACCAAGCAAGGACGTTGTGCCTAAAGGAGTGAAAAAATAA
- the fabA gene encoding bifunctional 3-hydroxydecanoyl-ACP dehydratase/trans-2-decenoyl-ACP isomerase translates to MVDKRESYTKEDLEASGRGELFGENGPPLPSGNMLMMDRIIKMTEDGGTFDKGYVEAELDINPDLWFFGCHFTNDPVMPGCLGLDAMWQLVGFYLGWLGGEGKGRALGVGEVKFTGQVLPTAKKVTYRINFKRVINRKLIMGLADGEVLVDGKLIYAATDLKVGLFKDTSAF, encoded by the coding sequence ATGGTTGATAAACGCGAATCCTATACAAAAGAAGATTTAGAGGCTTCTGGAAGAGGCGAATTATTTGGGGAAAATGGTCCTCCATTGCCATCAGGTAATATGTTGATGATGGATCGCATCATCAAAATGACCGAAGATGGTGGTACATTTGATAAAGGCTACGTTGAAGCTGAACTGGATATCAATCCAGATTTATGGTTCTTTGGTTGCCACTTCACGAATGACCCTGTTATGCCTGGTTGCTTAGGTCTTGATGCTATGTGGCAACTGGTTGGTTTTTACCTCGGCTGGTTAGGCGGCGAAGGTAAAGGTCGTGCGTTAGGTGTCGGTGAAGTGAAATTCACTGGACAAGTATTACCGACCGCAAAAAAAGTCACTTACCGTATTAACTTTAAACGTGTGATTAACCGTAAGTTAATTATGGGATTAGCAGATGGTGAAGTTCTGGTAGACGGCAAACTGATTTATGCTGCAACAGACCTGAAAGTCGGCTTATTTAAGGATACAAGCGCGTTCTAA
- the rmf gene encoding ribosome modulation factor, which produces MKRQKRDRLERALSRGYQAGLTGRSKELCPYQAVDARSHWLGGWRKAMEDRAAVAV; this is translated from the coding sequence ATGAAAAGACAGAAGCGAGACCGTTTAGAAAGAGCGTTATCAAGAGGTTATCAAGCAGGTTTAACCGGACGTTCCAAAGAATTATGTCCTTATCAGGCAGTAGATGCCCGTTCGCATTGGCTAGGTGGTTGGCGAAAAGCGATGGAGGATAGAGCGGCAGTAGCCGTTTAA
- the pqiA gene encoding membrane integrity-associated transporter subunit PqiA: protein MCSHESHEHVLCPQCDMMVAVPELEQGNKATCPRCETTLISKWRYPYRQPAAYAFSALIMLVIACLFPFVKMSAAGIENEISMFQIIEIIMGTRYSGLALFFLLFSLIIPAFCMVTIILLGLQVHLPKSIKVLITRILFQMKSWCMAEIFLAGVLVSFVKLIAYGDIGIGMSFLPYCAFCMMQVRAFQCLDRHWLWNRIEEAPKLNKPLIVGKTGISQDVRLCLVCTAILPADQHECPRCHAHGSVRKKQSLQWTLALLLTSILLYIPANVLPVMTTNALGSGLPSTIMDGVILLWEDGSFPVAMIIFIASIMVPSLKMIGIAWLCLDSKGFGNRDPHRMHFIYELVEYVGRWSMIDVFVITILTALVQMGQLMNIVPALGVIFFGVVVILTMFAAMTFDPRLTWDRCEKRDAVKTVEQEGAAG from the coding sequence TTGTGTTCTCATGAGTCCCATGAACATGTGCTCTGTCCACAGTGCGACATGATGGTTGCTGTTCCTGAATTGGAACAAGGAAATAAAGCCACATGTCCGCGTTGTGAAACAACACTCATATCCAAGTGGCGTTATCCATACAGGCAACCCGCAGCATATGCATTTAGTGCATTAATTATGTTGGTAATTGCCTGTCTTTTCCCATTTGTAAAAATGAGTGCAGCAGGCATTGAGAATGAAATCTCCATGTTTCAAATCATCGAGATTATTATGGGGACGCGTTACAGCGGCTTAGCGCTGTTTTTTCTCCTATTTTCTTTGATTATTCCTGCATTTTGCATGGTGACTATCATCTTGTTAGGGCTGCAGGTTCACCTTCCCAAATCAATCAAAGTGCTTATAACCCGAATTCTCTTTCAGATGAAATCATGGTGTATGGCGGAGATTTTTTTGGCGGGGGTATTAGTTAGTTTTGTTAAGTTAATTGCTTATGGTGATATTGGCATTGGGATGAGTTTTCTCCCTTATTGCGCATTTTGTATGATGCAAGTGCGAGCGTTCCAGTGCCTAGATCGACATTGGTTATGGAACCGAATTGAAGAGGCGCCCAAACTCAATAAGCCGCTGATTGTTGGGAAAACAGGAATTAGCCAAGATGTGCGTTTATGTTTAGTTTGTACGGCAATTTTGCCAGCAGACCAACATGAATGTCCGCGTTGCCATGCTCATGGTAGCGTACGTAAAAAGCAAAGTTTGCAGTGGACTTTGGCATTATTGTTAACTTCTATTTTGCTTTATATTCCCGCAAACGTTCTGCCGGTGATGACAACAAACGCCTTAGGTAGTGGGTTGCCTTCTACTATCATGGATGGTGTGATCCTTCTTTGGGAAGATGGTTCATTCCCCGTCGCCATGATTATTTTTATTGCCAGTATTATGGTGCCTTCCTTGAAAATGATTGGTATAGCGTGGCTATGCCTCGACTCTAAAGGGTTTGGTAACCGTGATCCTCATCGAATGCATTTTATTTATGAGCTGGTGGAGTATGTTGGTCGCTGGTCAATGATCGATGTGTTTGTGATTACCATTTTGACTGCATTGGTTCAAATGGGGCAGCTAATGAACATCGTACCGGCACTGGGAGTTATTTTCTTCGGTGTAGTGGTGATTTTAACGATGTTTGCTGCAATGACATTTGATCCTCGCTTAACATGGGATCGTTGTGAAAAGAGAGATGCAGTTAAGACTGTTGAACAAGAAGGAGCCGCAGGGTGA
- the pqiC gene encoding membrane integrity-associated transporter subunit PqiC, with amino-acid sequence MRYLLAIGVFLLAACSSTPEKMYYQLPMKAPEVQSVAVMDKGQIWLQRITLADVLTSNGITYQTSDVAYSNASAHLWASPLEQQLGQSMVRELSSALPDRFISLQPLQNSPETLDITLTAFNGRYDGKVLVQGFWTLMRGDKVVRRNFDIQLEQQEDGYPELVRTLANGWQKVAADIAQEISKP; translated from the coding sequence ATGAGATATCTATTAGCGATAGGCGTTTTTCTCCTGGCGGCTTGTAGTAGCACCCCAGAAAAAATGTATTATCAATTACCGATGAAGGCCCCTGAAGTTCAATCTGTGGCCGTGATGGATAAAGGACAAATCTGGTTACAGCGTATTACGCTGGCGGATGTGCTGACATCAAATGGGATAACTTACCAAACGTCCGATGTTGCTTATTCAAATGCGAGTGCGCATTTATGGGCAAGTCCGTTAGAGCAACAATTAGGGCAATCAATGGTGCGTGAGCTATCTTCTGCTCTACCGGATAGATTTATCTCATTACAACCTTTGCAGAACTCACCTGAGACGTTAGATATCACTCTAACGGCATTTAATGGTCGTTATGATGGGAAAGTGTTAGTGCAGGGATTTTGGACATTGATGCGTGGCGACAAAGTTGTACGCCGCAACTTTGATATCCAATTAGAACAGCAAGAAGATGGTTATCCTGAATTAGTCAGAACATTAGCGAATGGTTGGCAAAAAGTGGCGGCAGATATTGCTCAAGAGATAAGCAAGCCATAA
- a CDS encoding ABC transporter ATP-binding protein, with amino-acid sequence MALINLSGAYLAFSDAPLLDNTEIHIEDNERVCLVGRNGAGKSTLMRVLTKEQPLDDGSLTYEQDLIVARLQQDPPRNVEGTIFDFVAEGVAEQAQYLKDYHHVAKLVESDPSEKNLNKLADLQEVLDNLNLWLLDSRINDVLKKLGLPADAELSSLSGGWLRKAALGRALVSNPRVLFLDEPTNHLDIETILWLETFLKDFQGSIVFISHDRSFIRNMATRIIDLDRGQLSSWPGNYDDYLINKEEALRVEEMQNAEFDRKLAQEEAWIRQGIKARRTRNEGRVRALKALRVERSERREVMGTARMQVGEAARSGKIVFELENVNYQVDNKVLVKDFSAQVMRGDKIALVGPNGCGKTTLLRLMLGDLQADSGRVHCGTKLEVAYFDQHRAALDPDKTVMDNLAEGKQEVMVNGKPRHVLGYLQDFMFPPKRAMTPVRALSGGERNRLLLARLFLKPSNLLILDEPTNDLDVETLELLEELVDGYQGTVLLVSHDREFVDNSVTECWIFEGNGEINRFVGGYNDAQQQRAQTVRLKSEQTSKVAAPEKEAKPKEAPKRANKLSYNLLRELEQLPAKLEQLEGEIETLQAQIGDADFFNQPHDVTEQALTELAAKEQELEQAFDRWQELELLKNG; translated from the coding sequence ATGGCTTTGATTAATTTATCGGGTGCATACCTCGCGTTTAGTGATGCGCCTCTGTTAGACAATACTGAAATTCATATTGAAGATAATGAACGTGTCTGTTTAGTGGGTCGCAACGGGGCAGGAAAATCGACCCTGATGCGTGTCTTGACGAAAGAGCAGCCACTGGATGATGGTTCATTAACTTATGAACAAGATTTAATTGTTGCTCGCTTACAGCAGGATCCACCGCGTAACGTGGAAGGCACTATTTTTGACTTTGTGGCCGAAGGTGTTGCTGAACAAGCACAATATTTAAAAGATTATCACCATGTTGCTAAGCTGGTGGAGTCTGATCCAAGTGAGAAAAATTTAAATAAACTGGCGGATTTACAAGAGGTTCTGGATAACTTAAATCTCTGGTTATTAGACTCGCGTATTAATGATGTGCTCAAAAAACTGGGTTTACCGGCGGATGCGGAGTTATCTTCATTATCTGGTGGTTGGTTGCGTAAAGCGGCATTAGGACGTGCCTTGGTCAGCAATCCTCGCGTGCTTTTCTTAGATGAGCCGACTAACCACTTAGATATTGAAACCATTTTATGGTTAGAAACCTTTTTGAAAGATTTCCAAGGTAGCATCGTCTTTATTTCCCATGACCGTTCTTTCATTCGTAATATGGCAACCCGTATTATCGATTTAGACCGTGGTCAGCTCTCTTCTTGGCCGGGTAACTATGATGATTATCTGATCAATAAAGAAGAAGCGCTGCGTGTTGAAGAGATGCAAAATGCGGAGTTTGATCGCAAATTAGCACAGGAAGAAGCCTGGATCCGCCAAGGGATCAAAGCGCGTCGTACCCGTAATGAAGGCCGTGTTCGTGCGCTGAAAGCATTGCGAGTAGAACGCTCGGAACGTCGTGAAGTGATGGGCACTGCGCGTATGCAAGTGGGTGAAGCAGCGCGTTCCGGTAAAATTGTATTTGAGTTAGAAAACGTTAATTATCAAGTTGATAATAAAGTTTTAGTGAAGGATTTCTCTGCGCAAGTGATGCGTGGCGATAAAATTGCATTGGTGGGACCTAACGGTTGTGGTAAAACCACACTGTTACGTTTAATGCTCGGCGATTTACAAGCAGATAGTGGACGCGTTCACTGTGGGACTAAACTTGAAGTTGCGTATTTCGACCAGCACCGCGCAGCACTCGACCCAGATAAAACTGTTATGGATAACCTTGCGGAAGGTAAGCAAGAGGTCATGGTTAATGGTAAACCTCGTCATGTATTGGGTTACCTGCAAGACTTTATGTTCCCGCCAAAACGCGCGATGACGCCTGTAAGAGCGTTATCCGGTGGTGAGCGTAACCGCTTATTATTAGCGCGTTTATTCTTAAAACCAAGTAACTTGCTGATCCTCGATGAACCAACCAACGACCTTGATGTTGAAACATTAGAGTTACTGGAAGAGCTGGTGGATGGGTATCAAGGTACCGTTTTATTAGTTAGCCATGATAGAGAATTCGTGGATAACAGCGTAACAGAGTGCTGGATTTTCGAAGGTAACGGCGAAATTAACCGCTTTGTGGGGGGCTATAATGATGCTCAACAGCAAAGAGCACAAACCGTACGTCTGAAATCGGAGCAAACCAGTAAAGTAGCTGCGCCAGAAAAAGAAGCTAAGCCAAAAGAAGCTCCTAAACGTGCAAATAAGCTTAGCTATAATTTATTGCGTGAATTAGAGCAATTACCGGCGAAATTAGAGCAACTTGAAGGGGAAATTGAAACTCTTCAAGCACAAATTGGCGATGCAGATTTCTTTAATCAGCCACATGATGTGACTGAGCAAGCGTTAACTGAACTTGCCGCTAAAGAACAAGAGTTAGAACAGGCGTTTGATCGTTGGCAGGAGCTAGAGCTGTTGAAAAACGGTTGA
- the rlmKL gene encoding bifunctional 23S rRNA (guanine(2069)-N(7))-methyltransferase RlmK/23S rRNA (guanine(2445)-N(2))-methyltransferase RlmL, which translates to MNFLFASTARGLEELLKTELEALGASQCKVAQGGVYFQADDRVMYQSLLWSRLASRILLPLNDFDVYSDLDLYLGVQAIDWSEIFDVNDTFVVHFTGTNEEIRNSQYGALKVKDAIVDSFVRKLDQRPNVARQEADIRINVYLNKERASVALDLSGDSLHIRGYRDLAGQAPLKETLAAAIISRSGWQKNTPMVDPMCGSGTLLIEAAMIAADRAPGLYRQHWGFNAWLKHNPELWREVVTEAQVRFRQGLKDTTSRFYGFDIDKRVLDMARANARRAGLQDLITFNHGDAAALENPVKTDIKGTIISNPPYGERLESEPALIALHSQFGRIVKARFPGWRLSIFSASPELLSCLQLRSEREFKAKNGPLDCVQKNYQLAETPSETIAEISPDFANRLRKNQKKLTKWAKQQGVDCYRLYDADLPEYNVAVDIYGDKVVIQEYAPPKTVDERKARQRLFDVITATMNVLELTSNQLVLKTRQRQKGKQQYEKLAQKDDFFLVNEYNAKLLVNLTDYLDTGLFLDHRIARRMLGEMSRGKDFLNLFCYTGTATVHAGLGGAKSTTSVDMSRTYLEWAEKNLQANQLTGRQHRLMQADCLNWLANTDEQFDLIFIDPPTFSNSKRMDGTFDVQRDHVQLITHLKRMLRRGGTVMFSNNKRGFKMDLEALTELGLKAQEITAKTLSEDFARNRQIHNCWLISHAE; encoded by the coding sequence ATGAATTTTCTGTTTGCCAGCACAGCTCGAGGCCTGGAAGAACTACTGAAAACTGAATTGGAAGCGCTAGGTGCTAGCCAGTGCAAAGTGGCACAAGGGGGCGTCTATTTTCAGGCTGATGACCGTGTGATGTATCAAAGTCTGCTGTGGAGTCGACTGGCATCCCGTATTTTATTACCGCTGAATGATTTCGATGTCTATAGCGACCTTGATTTATATCTGGGTGTTCAAGCGATTGATTGGTCTGAAATCTTCGATGTGAATGACACATTTGTGGTGCATTTCACTGGAACCAACGAAGAGATCCGCAATAGCCAATACGGGGCATTGAAAGTGAAAGATGCCATCGTCGACAGCTTTGTGCGTAAATTAGACCAGCGCCCGAATGTTGCTCGCCAAGAAGCCGATATTCGTATTAACGTCTACTTAAATAAAGAACGCGCAAGTGTGGCACTCGACTTGAGCGGAGATTCACTGCACATTCGTGGTTATCGTGACCTTGCCGGACAAGCACCATTAAAAGAGACGTTAGCAGCAGCAATTATTAGCCGTTCAGGTTGGCAGAAAAATACTCCAATGGTCGACCCTATGTGTGGTTCTGGAACACTATTAATTGAAGCGGCAATGATTGCCGCAGATAGAGCGCCGGGATTATATCGCCAGCATTGGGGATTCAATGCATGGTTGAAACATAACCCTGAATTATGGCGTGAAGTTGTCACGGAAGCTCAGGTACGTTTCCGCCAAGGCTTGAAAGATACCACTTCCCGTTTCTATGGCTTTGATATTGATAAGCGTGTGCTGGATATGGCGCGTGCCAATGCTCGTCGTGCAGGATTGCAAGATTTAATCACTTTCAATCATGGTGATGCAGCGGCGTTGGAAAATCCAGTTAAAACGGATATCAAGGGAACCATTATCAGTAACCCACCATACGGTGAGCGTCTGGAAAGTGAACCGGCATTAATCGCATTACATAGCCAATTTGGTCGTATTGTGAAAGCGCGTTTCCCAGGCTGGCGTTTATCGATTTTCAGTGCATCCCCTGAATTATTAAGCTGCTTACAATTACGTTCTGAACGTGAATTTAAAGCGAAAAATGGTCCACTGGATTGTGTACAGAAAAACTATCAATTAGCGGAAACGCCATCAGAAACTATTGCGGAAATTTCACCAGATTTTGCTAACCGTTTACGTAAAAACCAGAAAAAACTGACGAAGTGGGCGAAGCAGCAAGGTGTTGATTGCTACCGTCTATATGATGCAGATTTACCTGAATACAATGTGGCTGTGGATATTTATGGCGACAAAGTCGTTATCCAAGAATACGCACCGCCAAAAACCGTTGATGAGCGTAAAGCGCGTCAGCGCCTGTTCGATGTGATCACCGCGACAATGAATGTCCTTGAGTTAACCTCGAATCAATTAGTATTGAAAACGCGTCAGCGCCAAAAAGGTAAACAACAGTACGAAAAATTAGCACAGAAAGATGATTTCTTTTTAGTGAATGAATATAACGCTAAATTGTTAGTTAACTTAACTGACTATCTGGATACTGGGTTATTCCTCGACCACCGTATTGCTCGTCGTATGTTAGGTGAAATGAGCCGTGGTAAGGACTTCTTAAACCTCTTTTGCTACACCGGTACTGCCACCGTTCATGCGGGGCTAGGTGGTGCGAAGAGCACAACCTCTGTGGATATGTCTCGTACCTATTTAGAGTGGGCAGAGAAAAACTTGCAAGCCAACCAGCTTACAGGTCGCCAGCACCGTTTAATGCAAGCGGATTGTTTGAATTGGTTAGCCAATACTGATGAGCAATTTGACTTGATTTTCATCGATCCACCGACGTTCTCAAACTCGAAACGTATGGATGGAACCTTTGACGTTCAACGTGACCATGTGCAATTAATCACCCATTTGAAACGTATGCTGCGTCGCGGTGGTACCGTGATGTTCTCCAACAACAAGCGCGGATTCAAAATGGATCTCGAAGCACTGACTGAACTTGGCCTAAAAGCACAAGAAATCACCGCTAAGACACTGTCAGAAGACTTCGCACGTAACCGTCAAATTCACAACTGCTGGTTAATTAGCCACGCAGAGTAA